From a region of the Agrobacterium larrymoorei genome:
- a CDS encoding SDR family oxidoreductase: protein MIDTAPQIDLNFPLTGKIALVTGGASGIGAAIADAFAKKGATVAVLDINIDVAKLKADSLGNGSKPFACDVSNVASVNTAVADVLTAFGHIDIAVNSAGVVYLAPAEDISLDDWDKTININLKGSFLVTQAVGRAMIAAGKGGKIINMASQAGTVAIEEHVAYCASKFGVIGMSKTFAAEWGKQGICVNTLSPTIVLTELGKKAWAGEKGEAAKKRIPNGRFAYPEEIAAAAVFLASDGANMINGADLLIDGGYTIL, encoded by the coding sequence ATGATCGATACAGCTCCACAGATTGACCTCAATTTTCCGCTGACCGGCAAGATCGCACTTGTAACGGGCGGTGCCTCGGGTATTGGCGCGGCGATTGCCGATGCCTTTGCGAAAAAGGGTGCTACCGTTGCGGTTCTGGATATCAATATCGATGTTGCGAAACTGAAGGCTGACTCACTCGGCAATGGTTCCAAGCCATTTGCCTGTGACGTTTCGAATGTCGCCTCAGTCAACACAGCGGTAGCTGATGTACTGACCGCGTTCGGGCACATTGATATCGCAGTGAACTCCGCGGGCGTGGTTTATCTGGCACCGGCAGAAGATATTTCGCTGGATGACTGGGACAAGACGATCAACATCAATCTAAAGGGTAGCTTTCTCGTCACCCAGGCTGTTGGACGCGCTATGATCGCTGCGGGCAAAGGCGGAAAGATCATCAATATGGCTTCGCAGGCTGGCACCGTGGCAATTGAAGAACACGTCGCTTACTGCGCATCGAAATTCGGCGTTATCGGCATGTCGAAAACCTTTGCCGCCGAATGGGGCAAGCAGGGGATTTGCGTCAACACTCTTTCGCCAACCATTGTGCTGACTGAACTCGGCAAGAAAGCTTGGGCTGGAGAAAAGGGTGAGGCCGCGAAAAAGAGAATACCAAACGGGCGGTTTGCCTATCCCGAAGAGATCGCCGCCGCCGCCGTATTTCTGGCATCTGATGGCGCGAACATGATTAACGGAGCCGATTTGCTGATAGATGGCGGTTACACCATCCTTTGA
- the dhaL gene encoding dihydroxyacetone kinase subunit DhaL, whose protein sequence is MQTFKNGSAAPIVLSIAERIIENRAYLSEIDGKIGDGDHGVNMAKGFNTAAERLKGEDKTLGEAFEVLGSVLMTEIGGSMGPLYGVMFTEFSEKLDGCHNIDAATFSAMLHAGLEGIQSIGSAKVGDKTLIDALVPAIEAFDTAIALGETFESGLDKLVIAAEKGRDSTIDLVAKIGRSSRLGERSLGVLDAGATSCAIILKELSTSAKTRLKG, encoded by the coding sequence ATGCAAACATTCAAGAACGGCTCCGCCGCGCCAATCGTCCTGTCTATTGCCGAACGCATCATCGAAAATCGCGCCTACCTCAGTGAGATCGATGGCAAGATCGGCGATGGCGACCATGGGGTAAACATGGCCAAGGGTTTCAACACGGCCGCGGAACGCTTGAAGGGCGAAGACAAGACGCTAGGTGAAGCCTTCGAAGTCCTCGGCTCCGTGCTGATGACCGAAATAGGCGGCTCGATGGGCCCGCTTTACGGCGTCATGTTCACGGAGTTTTCTGAAAAGCTCGACGGTTGCCACAATATCGACGCGGCCACGTTCAGCGCCATGCTGCATGCAGGACTGGAAGGCATTCAGTCCATCGGTTCTGCAAAGGTTGGCGACAAGACGCTCATAGATGCCCTGGTGCCAGCCATCGAAGCTTTTGACACCGCTATCGCATTGGGAGAAACGTTTGAGAGCGGACTAGATAAGCTCGTTATCGCGGCTGAAAAGGGTCGGGATTCAACAATTGATCTGGTGGCCAAGATAGGACGTTCCAGCCGCCTTGGCGAACGCTCACTGGGTGTCCTCGACGCTGGCGCAACGTCCTGCGCCATCATTCTAAAGGAACTTTCTACCTCCGCGAAGACTCGCCTTAAGGGATAA
- a CDS encoding dihydroxyacetone kinase subunit DhaK, translating into MQRFINDPDQVVEDTVKGFVKAHSDILRLADNPRVVVAKNAPVAGKVGVITGGGSGHEPGFMGYTGHNMLDAVAIGELFSSPTAKSFHDAMKEVDGGAGVVCLYGNYAGDNMNVKMAIKLAAKDGIEVATVVANDDVCSAPANEREKRRGVAGEIFMWKIGSAKASAGGSLEEVRAAAQKAIDSCRSIGIGLGPCTLPAVGHPNFQIEPGTMEVGIGHHGEPGVRVEPLKTAAEIAKDMSKIVLDDHNLPAGTEVAVLVSGLGATPLNELYILNDTIESEVTGRGLSVYKTYVGNYFTSLEMVGATLTVFALDDEMKALLDIEANCTMKL; encoded by the coding sequence ATGCAGCGATTTATCAATGATCCGGATCAGGTTGTAGAAGACACTGTCAAAGGCTTCGTAAAGGCACATTCGGATATTCTTCGTTTGGCAGATAACCCACGTGTGGTCGTCGCCAAAAACGCCCCGGTTGCTGGCAAGGTTGGCGTAATCACGGGCGGTGGCTCGGGTCACGAGCCCGGCTTCATGGGATATACCGGTCACAACATGTTGGACGCGGTTGCTATTGGAGAACTTTTCTCCTCTCCCACGGCCAAAAGCTTTCATGATGCGATGAAGGAAGTCGATGGCGGCGCAGGCGTTGTCTGCCTTTACGGCAATTATGCTGGCGACAATATGAACGTAAAAATGGCGATTAAACTCGCCGCCAAAGACGGCATTGAGGTTGCCACCGTTGTAGCAAATGATGACGTATGCTCCGCGCCTGCAAACGAGCGTGAAAAACGCCGCGGCGTAGCTGGCGAGATATTCATGTGGAAGATCGGCAGCGCCAAAGCTTCAGCAGGCGGAAGCCTTGAGGAGGTCAGAGCTGCTGCTCAGAAGGCCATAGATAGTTGCCGATCAATAGGCATCGGCCTTGGTCCCTGCACTCTGCCAGCAGTTGGGCATCCGAATTTTCAAATCGAGCCTGGCACCATGGAAGTCGGAATTGGCCATCACGGGGAACCTGGTGTCCGGGTCGAACCGCTTAAGACGGCTGCCGAAATCGCCAAGGACATGAGCAAGATCGTTCTGGATGACCATAATCTGCCGGCGGGAACTGAGGTTGCCGTCTTGGTATCGGGCCTTGGCGCAACGCCTCTGAATGAGCTCTATATTCTCAACGACACGATTGAATCGGAAGTCACCGGTCGCGGTCTGAGTGTCTACAAAACATATGTCGGCAACTATTTCACGTCGTTGGAAATGGTTGGGGCGACGCTGACCGTCTTTGCGCTCGATGACGAAATGAAAGCGCTTCTCGACATCGAAGCCAATTGCACCATGAAGCTCTAA